The following coding sequences lie in one Aspergillus luchuensis IFO 4308 DNA, chromosome 8, nearly complete sequence genomic window:
- a CDS encoding uncharacterized protein (COG:S;~EggNog:ENOG410PSPS) has product MTSPPESHRNFHPHGSRSEILLLPPRSEIMTSHPWTAMYLISPPLPRGVSAVQFNITSHDQGWCSDRSQGIWSWFDVSILCSERDGDVDDTSSFLSDLSDNPSSYLKPKPEDFRQVLQDQGLHFKDIPKEGNPDPDPARPGAIAKRVASNKIQRSWQQHVVFWRVEDGGEEAEFLSCLEEGDRLVVWARTQFPGWINCVKDVEIKVSVDEMALDTLPASGDGSETRQEDTVDGVL; this is encoded by the exons ATGACATCTCCTCCTGAGAGCCATAGAAATTTCCATCCACACGGCAGCCGATCAGAGATCCTGCTCCTACCACCACGCAGTGAAATTATGACTTCTCACCCATGGACAGCAATGTACCTTATCTCACCACCCCTTCCGCGCGGAGTCTCTGCCGTCCAGTTTAACATCACGAGCCACGACCAAGGATGGTGCAGCGATAGAAGCCAGGGCATCTGGTCATGGTTCGATGTGTCCATCTTGTGCTCTGAGCgagatggtgatgttgacgatacttcctccttcctctctgaCTTGTCGGATAATCCTTCATCATATCTCAAGCCTAAACCCGAAGATTTCCGCCAAGTTTTGCAGGACCAGGGCTTGCATTTCAAGGACATCCCCAAAGAAGGAAACCCAGACCCAGACCCAGCCAGGCCGGGGGCCATTGCGAAGCGAGTGGCTTCGAATAAGATCCAAAGGTCCTGGCAACAACATGTTGTATTTTGGAGAGtggaagatggtggtgaggaagctGAGTTCCTGTCCTGTCTTGAAGAAGGGGATCGGTTGGTCGTTTGGGCTCGCACACAG TTTCCTGGATGGATTAATTGTGTGAAAGATGTGGAAATAAAGGTCTCGGTTGATGAG ATGGCTCTTGATACCCTTCCTGCTAGCGGTGATGGTTCTGAAACGCGTCAAGAGGACACAGTCGATGGCGTTTTGTGA
- a CDS encoding uncharacterized protein (COG:S;~EggNog:ENOG410PQIG;~InterPro:IPR001810,IPR036047,IPR032675;~PFAM:PF00646,PF12937;~go_function: GO:0005515 - protein binding [Evidence IEA]), whose protein sequence is MLDRLPPEVLLIALEYVPRHDLNNMCRVSKHLYAIAVPLLYKSVTLTSNRSGISETWNHVDSLLQAPAFPVDLLVHMRDIEIQENRSSPGNGCLHNYTWLRQFIWTNNELDEDAHDYHKEERIYRDEIRYLSSKLLQVFSRCAADRLQRFSWNVGTCLPSEILGDSGNLILNQRKLVAIHLRTGSSCAAGGSDILLSKFACLRSISWPDLCYEHHVRELCLALKSNAFHLTQMDLGVTDIAGDEVTQSIQSMLAKEILDMYDLRTAFQFPVLQYLSFYYMDLTPISHVLSSIFNITSLQSLSLRLCKSWEYALLNFLNSGSRIALKTLTLETDMRRAGEVSVLALPAFLKLFEGLEELYISVLCFESPVPIWQSVLTHKKTLRKLVCQQLHIDGYLSEEHGLYLGATGFLEQLTGADQNPFVGPKLEFLGISSNDFDTLKSILTSPGLKANIRVLHLRRCEEFYDQSYLINSDCWDDISDKKLPSFRHFLAWAFGPEGPPELQAVGHYAFVSMQPSDVFYFRDAQHEDGYRCVIRRRSQRFDLFRRTLFDRYV, encoded by the exons ATGTGCCGCGTTTCCAAGCACCTCTACGCTATTGCAGTTCCACTTCTGTACAAGTCTGTAACTTTAACTTCCAATAGATCTGGAATCAGCGAGACATGGAACCATGTTGACTCTCTACTCCAAGCACCTGCTTTCCCCGTTGACTTATTAGTGCACATGAGAGATATCGAGATTCAGGAAAACCGCTCCTCGCCCGGTAATGGGTGTTTACACAACTATACATGGTTGAGACAATTTATATGGACGAACAACGAATTGGACGAAGACGCGCACGACTATCacaaggaagaaagaatatatagGGATGAAATACGCTATCTGTCTTCCAAGCTACTGCAGGTGTTCTCAAGATGTGCAGCGGATAGGCTCCAAAGATTTAG CTGGAACGTTGGAACGTGTCTACCCAGCGAAATTCTCGGTGACTCTGGAAATCTAATACTGAATCAGCGCAAGCTTGTAGCTATCCATCTAAGAACAGGTAGCTCTTGTGCCGCTGGCGGCAGCGATATCTTGCTATCAAAGTTTGCGTGTTTAAGAAGCATATCATGGCCTGACCTATGTTATGAACATCATGTTCGTGAACTGTGTCTAGCACTTAAGTCGAATGCGTTCCACCTTACCCAAATGGATTTGGGAGTCACGGATATAGCTGGTGATGAAGTAACGCAATCCATACAATCAATGCTTGCCAAAGAGATCTTGGACATGTATGATTTGAGAACAGCCTTTCAATTTCCCGTTCTTCAATATCTCTCATTTTATTACATGGATCTGACTCCGATATCCCACGTGCTTTCATCTATCTTCAACATCACCTCACTTCAATCCTTGAGTCTGCGTCTATGCAAATCCTGGGAGTATGCCTTACTCAACTTTCTCAACTCTGGATCCAGAATCGCCTTGAAGACTTTGACGCTAGAGACTGATATGAGGCGAGCTGGAGAAGTTAGTGTTCTTGCACTACCAGCTTTCCTTAAATTATTCGAGGGGCTAGAAGAGTTGTACATCTCGGTCCTTTGTTTTGAAAGCCCAGTTCCAATATGGCAATCTGTGCTTACCCACAAGAAAACATTGAGAAAGCTCGTATGCCAGCAATTACATATTGATGGATACCTGTCCGAGGAACATGGTCTTTATTTGGGTGCAACCGGTTTTCTTGAGCAATTGACGGGTGCTGACCAAAATCCATTCGTCGGTCCCAAGCTTGAGTTTTTAGGCATCTCCAGCAATGATTTCGATACCCTG AAGTCTATTCTGACCTCGCCAGGTCTCAAAGCAAATATTCGTGTTCTCCATCTGAGACGGTGCGAAGAATTTTACGATCAGTCATACTTGATAAACTCCGACTGTTGGGATGATATTAGCGATAAGAAGCTGCCATCGTTTCGTCATTTCCTGGCATGGGCATTTGGACCCGAAGGCCCCCCTGAACTTCAAGCGGTGGGGCATTACGCCTTCGTATCCATGCAGCCTAGCGATGTGTTCTACTTTAGAGATGCACAGCACGAGGATGGATATCGTTGCGTTATTCGGCGCCGCAGCCAACGATTCGATTTATTTCGGCG TACCTTATTTGATCGCTACGTGTAA